CCGGCAACTACACGGCCGCCGAGGCCCAGTCTGTTGCGAACTCCCTCAAGTTTGGTTCTCTTCCGCTGAACTTTGAAGTCCAATCTGAGCAACAGATTTCGGCCACGCTTGGCTCAAGCCACCTTGAGAAGGGTCTTTGGGCTGGCGTTATCGGCCTCGGCCTGGTCGTTCTGTTCATGATCTGGCAGTACCGGGGCCTAGCGGTTCTTTCTGCCGGATCACTTGTTGTGGCGGCTGCGATTGTCTATCTGCTGATAACGGTTCTGTCCTGGACCATGGGGTATCGGCTTTCCCTGCCGGGTGTTGCAGGTCTGATTGTGGCGATTGGTTTTACCGCGGATTCTTTCATCGTCTACTTCGAGAGAATCAGAGATGAGATTCGCGAGGGAAGACCGCTACAGGCGGCTGTAGAAGAAGGTTGGGATCGTGCAAAACGAACCATCCTGATCTCGGACACGGTTAACCTTGTCGCGGCGGCCGTCCTTTATCTACTGGCCGTCGGCGGGGTCCAAGGATTCGCATTCACGCTCGGACTCACAACCGTGGTTGACCTGCTGGTTGTCTTTATGTTCACTCACCCGATGATGGAGTTGCTGATTCGTACCAGATTCTTTGGTAGCGGACACAAGCTCTCGGGTCTGGACCCGGAGCACCTAGGTGCCTCCTCCGGCTTCGTGTACACAGGCCGAGGCGGAGTCAAACTTGTTGATAACAAGAAGACTAAGTCAGATTCTAAGAAGTCGGTGCCGTCATCGCAGACGAGACAAGAGCCTGTGGCAGTTGGAGTCGTAGTCAGTGACGGCGAGCAACTTTCGCTTGCTGAGCGACGGCGTCTGGCTCGGCTGGCAGCAGAAATAGAAGTGGCTCCTTCGGATGTCGCTGATGAGGGTACCGAGGAAGCGGAGGCGACCCGTGGCTAGTTTCGCGCAGTGGGGTAATCAGCTTTACGCTGGAAAGCGTTCTTACAACATCATTGGCAAGGCATGGACCTGGCTGGGAATCAGCATTGCTCTGATGGTGCTGTCGATCGTTCTTTTGTTCGCCCGGGGGATTAACCCGTCGATTGAGTTTGCAGGCGGGACACAGTTCATTATTTCTGGAACCCAGGTCTCTAACCAACAGACGGCTTACGACGTGCTCGGCGCTGACGGGATCACGGAAAATGTGCGAGTCTCACAACTTGGTTCCGATTCTATTAGGGTCCAAACCAGAACTCTCGACACCAACACGACCACCCAAGTTCGTACTGATTTAGCCGAGGCTTATGAGGTTTCACCGGAGCAGGTAGATACCAACTCAGTCGGCGCGTCATGGGGACAGGACGTGACTCGGAAGGCGATGCAGTCGATTCTGATCTTCGTTGTGCTAGTCATGATTATCATGGCGGCATACTTCCGATCATGGTCTGTCAGTATTGCCGGTCTTGTCGGGTTGGCCAACGATCTCTTGGTAACCGTGGGGTTTTTTGCACTAACCCAGGTGGAGGTGTCCCCAGCGACCGTAATCGGTCTGTTAACAATTCTTGGCTACTCCCTGTATGACAAGGTCGTGGTCTTTGACAAGATCAGAGAGACCACTTCCGGATTCCAGGACCAAAACAAGTACGTCTACAACCAGCTAGTAAACCTGGGAGTAAACCAGTCCCTGGTTCGATCAATAAATACCTCGGTCGTGGCGCTACTACCGGTCGGATCGATTTTGTTCATCGGCTCGTTGCTTTTGGGGGCGGGAACGCTTACCGACATTTCACTCGCTCTTTTTGTTGGCATGCTGGCTGCGGCCCTGTCATCAATCTTTATTGCGCCCTCGGCGCTCGCATTGATCGAGAGCCGACGCGGACGGACCGCCACGAAGAACCAGAAGATTATTGAAGCGCGAGCGGGAGCAAACCAAAAGTCCTCGCACACCGATTCGGCTGAGGAAGCGGTCGTCGTCGCAGTGGCAAGTAAGACCCCGGGACACCACCTGGGGCAGAAGGCGCAACCCAAACGGAAGAAGTCGAAATGAGCATCCAAGACGCAGCCGTCCAGTCCCACACCGGAGATCTGGCGAGACTCGTTGAAGAAAACATCGACCTGATCCCGAACTTCCCCACGGAAGGGGTGCTCTTTAGGGATATCACGCCGCTACTTGCGAACGGTCCCGCATTTGAAGCACTGACGTCGGGAATGGCTGATCTTTACGCCGGGAAAATCGATTACGTCGTTGGATTGGAATCGCGCGGCTTTATTCTGGCGGCTCCAATGGCAACACACCTGGGGATCGGGCTACTTACGGCTCGGAAGAAAGGCAAGCTTCCAGGGCCTGTCATCTCCGTTGATTACACACTTGAGTACGGGAGTGCGTCGCTGGAGATCAGGCCCGAGACAGTGCCCGCAGGGGCCAGGGTGTTGATCGTAGACGATGTGTTGGCAACGGGAGGTACGGCTTCCGCAGCGGTTGAGTTACTGCAGCGGTGCGGTGCCGAAGTAGTCGGTCTGCTAGTGCTGCTCGAGCTCACGGAACTCGGCGGACGAAAGAAACTCGAAGATGTCGCGATCGGGACAATCGTGGCGGTGGACGAGAATTACTAGCCGATGCTGCATCGCGCGGTGTCAAGCGATGCTTTCACTTTTCTCGGTTCGAAGCGGTCGGTTTGACGTTAGAACTATCATTTAGGAATGACTGAACCACAGGTACCCGAGCCCCCAAAGACCGGATCATCCGGCTCCTTTGTTCGCTCTGGCCTGTCCTGGTTCGGGTCCAGGGGCCGCACAGCGATTCCCGAAATTGAACCGCTGATTCGAGCCGTCAAGGCTCATCATCCGCGGGCCGATGTCGGAGTAATTGAAGACGCCTACAAGACGGCGGAACAGTGGCACCGGGGCCAAACTCGCAAGTCGGGTGAGCCGTACATTACTCACCCTGTGGCGGTAGCGACGATCCTAGCCGAGATCGGCATGACCCCTCCCACCCTGGTCGCCGCGCTACTCCACGACACGGTAGAAGACACCGACTACACGGTTGAGCAGCTAACGACCGACTTTGGTTCCGAGATCGCACACCTGGTCGACGGAGTCACGAAACTGGACAAGATTCGCTATGGCCAGGCCGCACAGTCGGAGACTCTGCGAAAAATGATCGTGGCGATGAGCAAGGACATCCGGGTACTGCTCATTAAGCTCGGGGACCGGCTCCACAATGCGCGCACCTGGCGATACGTCGCCCCGGAGTCCGCGAAGAGCAAAGCGCGTGAAACGCTGGAAATCTACGCCCCGCTGGCGCACCGACTCGGGATGAACACCATCAAGTGGGAACTTGAGGAACTGTCGTTCAAGACGCTCTACCCGGACGTGTACGAGGAAATCGATAAGCTCGTTGCAGAGCGCGCTCCAAAGCGTGACAAGTACCTGTCCGATGCCATTGCAATGATTGAGGATGATCTTCGAGACTCCAAGGTCAAGGGCGTGGTTAGCGGTCGCCCGAAGCACCACTACTCGATCTATCAGAAGATGATCGTCCGTGGGAAACACTTTGACGAGATCTACGATCTGATTGCTGTACGTGTTTTGGTAGAAACCGTAAAGGATTGTTATTCGGTTCTTGGGGCAATTCACGCTAGGTGGAATCCGATCCCAGGTCGCTTCAAAGACTACATCGCCATGCCGAAGTTCAATCTTTATCAGTCGTTGCACACGACGGTAGTTGGCCCGGGGGGTAGGCCAATTGAGGTTCAAATCAGAACCTTCGAGATGCATGAGCGCGCGGAGTACGGCGTAGCAGCACACTGGCGCTATAAGCAAAATCCCGGTCAGGCAGGTCCCGACGCGGACAAGATGTCGCCCAAAGAGCAGATGAACTGGCTTCGGATGCTGGTCGACATGGAGAAAGAGACCGGTGATCCAGAAGAGTTCCTAGACTCCCTGCGATTTGAAATAGCGGGCGATGAGGTCTACGTATTCACGCCACGTGGTCAGGTGATTGCACTTCCTCCTAAGTCCACGCCTATCGATTTCGCATACGCGGTCCACACCGAGGTGGGGCACAAGACGGTGGGGGCAAGAGTGAATGGGCGTCTGGTGTCTTTGAACACCGTGCTCGAGTCAGGCGATACGGTTGAAGCAATTACCTCGTCCTCTGATAAGGTCGGCCCCTCGCGCGACTGGCTGGAGTTCGCTGCGTCCTCCAGGGCACGCTCGAAGATAAAGTCCTGGTTCACGCGCGAGCGACGCGAAGAGCACATCGATCTTGGCAAATCCCACATTGCCAAAACAATGCGGAAGCAGAACCTTCCGCTACAGCGGCTGATGACCCATCAAGCTTTGACAGCAGTGGCGACCGAACTCGGCTATCAGGACGTGTCCGCTCTCTATGCGGCCGTCGGAGAGAACCACATCTCGGCGCAGAACGTGGTTGGCAAGCTGGTAGAGAATCTTGGCGGCGAAGACGGGGTTGAGGAGACCCTGGCCGAGGGAGTACAACCCGGACGTGGTATTACGCACGGTGGTGGTTCCGGCGCGGAAGTTGCCGTCAACGTTGAAGGGATGAGCTCGAACGAGGTATGGGTCAAGCTAGCTCGATGCTGCACCCCGGTACCCGGTGACGACATCGTTGGATTCATTACCAGAGGCCAGGGAGTCTCAGTGCACCGAGTGGACTGCATCAACGCCGTACGTCTACAAGAGGAGCACCCAGAACGGTTCGTTGATGTCTCGTGGGCTGGCGATCAGACGAGCGGCCAGTATCTGGTAGAGATTGAGATCAAAGCACTCAATCGTGCCGGCCTGTTGAACGACCTCTCCAAGGTTCTTGCGGAGCACCGCGTCGACATCGTTTCCGGATCAATGATGACAACGGGAGATCAGTTAGCGTCCGCGCGATTTACCTTTGGGCTTCCGGGAGTGACCTACCTAGATACCGTCCTGAACTCGCTCCGCAGGGTCGACGGAGTCTTTGAAGCCTCCCGGCGGATGGGCTCAAAGACCGGCTCCCAGTAGTCCGGGATAACAGTGGCGGTTAATCGCGCTAGGATGGGCGGTGCATACGTTGCCGCGCCGCCTCATGCCAAGTGAGGCCCATGGCCTTCGGGCCCAAATCCGTTAGGACAGCCGTGACCCAAAACGTCAGCCCTGAATCTGAGCAGAGTACTCCGAATCCGGTGGAACTTCCGCCCGCCGACATCGCCGTGGTGGAGGAGGTGAGCGTCGTCCCTCCGAATGAGTCGGAGACTCACGTGGCGAGTGCAGAAGTTGCCGCGGTTCCCGAAGCGCATCCGAGCGTGGCTGAGGGAGCGGTACTGGAGATCCCATTTGGTCGCATTGATGAGCAGGGCCGAGTCTGGGTAAAGGACGGGGAGGAAGAACGGGAGGTCGGGCAGTACCCTGACGAGATTCCCGCAGACTCCTTCGCACTTTACACCCGGCGCTACCTGGACCTTGAAGCGACGATAAACCTGTTTGAGGCGCGACTGGCAACGCTACCTACGAAAGACATTGAGTCAACACTAAAGACGCTCAATGAACAACTTGTTGCTCCAAATGTAGTCGGCGATATCCCACTGTTGCGGGCGCGCATGGTGGATCTTGAAAAACGATCCGAAGAGCGCCGCGAGCAGTTGAAAGAGGAGCGTAAACAGCAGCGCGAGCAGGCGTTGGCAGACCGCACCGCAATTGTCGAGGCGGCGGAGGCCATCGCGGCGCAACCCTCCGAAAAGATCCAGTGGAAACAGTCGGGAGCAAAGCTACGTGAGCTTCTGGATGAGTGGAAGGACCAACAGCGCGGTGGTCCCAGGCTAGACAAGGCCACCGAGGACAGCCTCTGGAAGCGCTTTTCTTCCGCTCGAACCACCTTCGATCGTGGCAGGCGACAGTACTTCTCAGCCCTGGATCAAAAACAGAAGGAAGCCAAGGTAACCAAGGAGCGCTTGATTGCGGAGGCAGTCGCTCTGCAGAATTCCGATGACTGGAGGGGCACGAGTTCGGCATATCGGAACCTAATGGACCAGTGGAAACAGGCCGGCCGAGCCTCTCGCAAGGAGGATGACGAGCTCTGGTCCAGATTCCGCGCAGCCCAACAGGTCTTTTTTGACTCTCGTCGCGAGCACGATCGCCAGACGAACGAGGAGTTTGCGGAGAACCTCGCACAGAAGGAAGCTCTTGCTGGGGAAGCCGAGGCGCTCTTGCCAATCACTGATCTTGAGGACGCGAAGCGTAAGCTCCGCTCGATCCAAGATCGCTGGGAGGAGATCGGCCGAGTGGGCTCCCGTGACTCCGGACGCATTGAAGGGCGCCTCAAGGCGGTCGAACGTGAACTGCGCGAGGCAGAAAGTCGAGAGTGGCGACGATCGGATCCCGAGACAAAGGCACGAGCCGAAGGCATGCTGAGTCAACTCGAGGACTCCATAAACGAGCTTAAGGAAGATCTGGCAGCCGCCGAAAAATCCGGCGACAAGAAGCGCGCCAAGGAAGTATCCGATGCGCTTGCCACAAAGCAGATGTGGTTTGACCAGATTTCTTCAAGCGCGCGCTAGGGAGTGAAGTGCTCGAAGTACGCTCGATTCTTGCATCGCTTTTTGACTCAAGTTGCTACATCCTTTGGGACGACCGGCAACGGGAGGCCGTGGTCGTTGATCCGGGTCCCGGAACCGCATCGGCAGTCGGTGCGATCCTCGAAGAAAACGAGCTGAGCGTGGCATCGGTTTTGTTGACTCACGGTCATGTCGATCACGTATGGGACTCTGCGCAGGTGGAGAAGCAAGGATCTGCAATTCCTGTCTACTACACCGAACCTGACGGCTTTTTCCTCGAGGATCCAGTAGGCGAAATCGGCTTTGAAGTTGGGGCTTTCGATCTCGGGGCATGGAATAGGCCAGAGAACCTTGTTGCCCTGGACGAGCTTAACTTCTCACCTGCAAAGGGTATCTTCACTCGCGTCATCCCAGCGCCCGGACACTCGCCTGGATCAGCGATATTTCTGATCGGGGCAGACGGTTTAGCAAGTCCACTCGCGCTCTCGGGCGACGTTGTGTTTGCCGGAACTGTTGGCCGCACCGACCTTCCAGGCGGTGATGAACGTGAGATGCGCCAGAGCCTACGTACGCTAGGGAACATACTCGATCCCGCGACTATTCTGCTTCCCGGTCATGGACCGCAAACGACCTGGGCTAAAGAGATGGAAACTAATCCCTACGTCCTTCGAGCCTGCAAGGTCGGCTGACAACTAACGAGTTTCGGGCTTGGCGGACCTATTGTCTAAGGAGTTTCACCGTGGCAAAACAGAGCGTCTCTGGCTTCCCAGAATGGTTACCGGAAGACAGGATGGTAGAAGTCTTTGTCCAAGATACCCTTCGTCGCGTCTTTGAACTGCACGGGTTCAGCGGGATTGAGACCAGGGCTGTCGAGCCACTATCAGCACTCGAATCGAAGGGCGAAACCTCAAAGCAGGTCTATCTCTTAGAGAGACTTCAGACGGTGCGTGAGGACGCCGCCAAGGGGACCTTAACGACCGAGCCAACAGGTCGCGATCTCGGCCTGCACTTTGATCTGACCGTTCCGCTGGCAAGGTACGTTCTACAGAACGCGAACGAGTTAGTGTTTCCGCTCCGCCGCTATCAGATCCAAAAGGTTTGGCGTGGAGAACGTCCGCAAGAAGGACGCTTCCGCGAGTTCACTCAGGCAGACATCGACATTGTTGGTTTCGACACTCTGTCCTTTCACCACGAGGTTGAGGCGGCCCGGGTAATGCTTGACGCACTCGGACGGCTAGGGATTCCGCCCGTCCTGATGGAGGTCAACAACCGGCGTTTGCTCCAGGGACTGGTTTCGGCAGCAGGCATTGAAGACTTTGAAGGAACCCTGCGTGGCCTGGATAAACTCGATAAAATCGGTGCCGAAGGAGTTTCAGAGGAACTCAAGGCGATCGGTTTGAATCAAGCGCAGATCGAGCAGGTTATCGCCATTGCGCAGATAAGCACCGACAGCGCGGACGAACTAAGAAACAGGATAGGCGAACTCGGACTTACCGGTGACCTAGTGCAGCAGGGTCTAGATGAGCTCTGTGAGCTACTTGACGGCGCATCGTCCTCGGCTCCCGGTCAGGTTAGAGCGTCCCTCCGGATTGCGCGCGGGCTCGACTACTACACCGGCTCGGTCTACGAGACGATCATTCCTGGCTATGAGTCTTTGGGCTCGATCTGCTCGGGGGGCAGGTACGACACGCTGGTCTCTGAGGGCAGACGCACCTACCCGGGTGTGGGACTGTCCGTCGGAGTTACGCGCCTGGTCTCGCTAATTCTCTCGGAGAGACTACTGGAGCCCTCTCGCCCTTCACCCTCGGTCGTTATGGTCGCGGTGAACTCAGAGGATGAGCGTCCTTTATCCGACCGGGTTGCCGCCACTTTAAGGGATCGCGGGGTGAACTGCGAAGTTGCGCCCAGCGCTCAGAAGTTTGGAAAACAAATTCGGATGGCGTCCAAGCGCGGAATCCCGTTTGTGTGGTTCCCCGCAGAGGGACGAGATCAGGTAAAGGACATTCGATCCGGCGAACAGATTGACGCCGACGCGATGTCTTGGTTCCCACCGAAAGAAGATTTGCTAGTCCAGGTCACGCCACCAAGAGACTGAGTCCCTCAGAGCACTTCGAGGTCTCCAGTCGTTTTTTGGCGTCTCCAGGTTGCTACAGCCCGGAGACGCCATCTGCAGACTAATCCCTCAGATCACTTATGACCCTTATAGTCCCTCTTTTTGCTGCGCGTCTTCCCCCCAAAACTGGGTTTGCCGGACTTGGAATTCCCTCGGTCAACAGAGATGCGCATGCGCCTGCCCCGCAGAGTGGCGCGATCAATGCGTTTCATCTGTGCTTCAGAGAGCTCTTGATCTACTTGAACCACTGAGAATGAGGGGAAAATATCGATCTTCCCGACCGCCGATCCCTGGAGCCCTGCTTCTCCGGTGATTGCTCCAACAATTCCTCCCGGACTGACTCCATCGCGCCGGCCAACCTCAATGCGGTACCGCTTGCCTTTTCCGGTGAAGTCCGTTCGGCCCTTTTTACGGGTCGAACTGGGGGTGGCAGCCTCGAAGGCGTCATCCATTCGGTCCTGCGCTGCCGTCGAGATTTCTCCAAGCGCGCGTGGGCTTGCTGCCTGGGTCAGCAGGGCCGCAGCAACGTCGCGGTATCGCAGTCCCTCTTCTCGTTTGGCATCAAGGAGCGCTAGTACCGCATCGGGGATTGTCTTCTGCGTGGAAAGAGCGCTTTCAAGAACCCCGGTGGCTTTACTAAGCCGAACCTGCTCGGCGGAGGGGACCTGTACCTTCTGCATTGAAGAGCCGGTAGTGCGCTCGATGGAGCGCAGTTTTCGTACGTCCCGGGGAGTGAAGAATGTGAGGGACTGTCCCTCACGGCCAGCTCGGCCCGTACGCCCGACTCGGTGAACGTACTGCTCGTCTTCGCGAGGTACCTCATAGTTCACCACCAGACCAACGCGATCAACGTCGATCCCTCGCGCCGCCACATCCGTTGCTACCAACACATCTAGATAACCGCGGCGAAGGCCGTCAAGAAGACGCTCGCGCTCCCTTTGAGCGACGTCGCCGGAAATACCGGCGGCCCGGAAGCCCCGCGCAGATAGGGATAGAGAGACCTCTTCCGCATCCTTGCGAGTACGGACGAAAACGATCGCGGCACCGGCATCCGAGACGGCGAGGAAGCGGCACAGCGCCTCGAAGCGCATCTTGGGCTGAATGACCGTGTAGGTCTGATTTATGGTCGAAACGGTGGACGAGGGTGAAGACACTTCGACCCGCTTGGCGGCGGTGAGGTACTTCTGGGCTACCTTCGCGATTCCCGGTGGCATCGTTGCCGAGAAGAGCGCGGTGAGGCGCTGATCCGGTACGGAGGCAAGGATCTGATCAACCTCCTCGGCGAATCCCATGCGAAGCATCTCATCGGCCTCGTCTAACACCAGAGTGTTTATGTGAGATAGGTCTAGGGCGCCACGTTCAATGAGGTCAATGGTGCGACCAGGCGTGCCGACAACAATCTGGGACCCCTGCTTTAGCGCCTGTAGCTGGGGAGCATATGAAGCTCCGCCGTAGACGGTCACGAACTTCAACTCTGAGCGTGGCCCAGCCAGGGCTTCAAGGGCCGCCGCGGTCTGGAGAGCGAGTTCGCGTGTCGGTGCCAACACAAGTGCTTGGGGAACCGCGAGTCCCGGGTCCATGCGGGTTAGCAAAGGCAGACCGAACGCGGCAGTCTTTCCGGTCCCGGTCTGTGCGATACCAATAACGTCCTGACCATCCACCAAAAGGGGAATAGACGCCTGCTGTATTGGAGTTGGATGTTCGAAGCCAAGATCACTTAGGATCTGCAACTGCGATTCTTCGAGGGGCAGGTCACTGAATCGAGCCTGCGACTCGGGGTCTGAACTTGTCATTTGCTTAGGATACGTGGCAGACGTGGTCATTCTGGCACGGTGACTGTAATGTCACCCGATGCTTCCCGCGTAGAATCGCTAGAGCATCAATGGGAGTTGAGGGAAGGTTCAAACGTGCAGCGCACACATCTGATGGCCGAGTTGGGGCCCGATTCCGTTGGAGAAACCGTAACTCTGACCGGCTGGGTGGATCGACGTCGTGACCATGGCGGTGTCGTTTTTATCGACATGCGTGATCGCTCTGGTATCGCACAGGTGGTGGTACGCGACGAGGACATCGCGCACAGGTTGCGCCCCGAGTACGTGCTGCGCGTCACCGGCGAAGTCTCCTTGCGACCCGAGGGCAACGAAAACCTGTCGCTTCCTTCCGGCCAGGTAGAGGTGTTGTCTGACGAGGTAGAGATTCTCAACACCTCGGCACCGCTGCCGTTCCAGGTTTCGACTCACACCGATGAACCCGAGGCAGGAGAAGACGTCCGTCTAAAGTATCGCTACCTCGACCTGCGACGTCCAAAGGCTGCTGAGGCGCTGCGAGTACGTTCGGAAATGAACCGTGCGGCCCGCGAAACACTTTATGGTCTTGGGTTTACTGAGATCGAAACGCCCACTCTGACCCGCTCCACGCCCGAGGGAGCGCGAGATTTTGTGGTTCCTGCGCGCTTGTCTCCCGGTTCCTGGTATGCACTTCCTCAGTCGCCACAACTTTTTAAGCAGCTTCTAATGGTTGCGGGAATGGAACGGTACTTCCAGATCGCTCGTTGCTACCGCGACGAAGACTTCCGTGCCGATAGACAGCCCGAGTTCACTCAACTGGATGTTGAGATGAGTTTCGTGGATCAAGAAGATGTTATTGCCGCCGCCGAAAAGGTTCTTAAGGCCGTGTGGAGCGTGATCGGATACGACATTCCAACGCCGATTCCTCATATGCCATTCCGTGAGGCCATGGAGCGCTTTGGAACTGATAAACCTGATCTGCGCTTCGGTCTTGAACTGGTAAACCTAACCGAGTATTTTGCGGGGTCACCGTTCCGTGTGTTCAATGCCCCCTACGTGGGTGCGGTGGTCATGCCCGGCGGAGCATCGCAGCCCCGAAGGACTTTCGACAAGTGGCAGGACTGGGCTCGCTCACGAGGCGGGAGAGGACTGGCGTACGTCACGATCGGTGAAGACGGCACCCTGGGTGGTCCGGTCGCCAAGAACATTTCGGAAGAGGAAAGAAACGGCCTGGCGGAGGCAACCGGCGCTCAGAACGGAGACTGTATTTTCTTTGCTGCGGGTGATCCGGACGATGCTCGCGGACTGCTTGGCGCAGCTCGCCTTGAGATTGGTGAGCGTCTGGGCCTGATCGATCCGAACGCCTGGGCATTCGTGTGGGTGGACGACGCACCGCTGTTCAAGCCGACTGCACAGGCCAAATCAGAAGGTGACGTTGCACTGGGTGCTTCGGCCTGGACCGCAGTTCACCACGCGTTCACTTCACCGAAACCTGAGTTTGCCGACACCTTCGATACTGATCCTGGGGCCGCGCTAGCCTCTGCTTACGACATCGTATGCAACGGAAACGAGATCGGCGGAGGGTCGATCCGTATCCATCGCCGTGACGTCCAGGAGCGCGTCTTTGCGGTGATGGGTATCGGCACGGAAGAGGCGCAGGAGAAGTTCGGCTTCTTGCTTGATGCGTTCCAGTTCGGTGCACCTCCTCACGGAGGAATCGCCTTCGGGTGGGATCGTATTGCTGCCCTTTTGGTCGGCGCGCCATCTATCCGAGACGTCATCGCATTCCCGAAGTCCGGGGGTGGTTTCGATCCGCTAACTTCTGCGCCCGCACCAATACCGGAAGAGCAGCGTAAAGAGACGGGCGTCGACTGGAAGCCCGAAGCTAAAGAGTCGGAGAAGACAGAGTCCTGAGGTGACCCCTCGACTTGTCGGAAAGCACCACTAAAGTTGGGGTATGACAACGATTGAGATACATCCCGACAACCCCCAGCCCAGATTGATCAGCAGAGTCGTCCAGACGCTGAACGATGGTGGAACGGTCGCGATTCCGACAGACTCCGGCTACGCGATTGCGTGCAAGCTTGGGAACAAAGCCGGGATGGACACAATCCGCTCTGTCCGAAAGCTGGATGAGTCGCATAACTTCTCGTTGCTCTGTGATTCATTTGGTCAGCTCGGGGAACTTGTTATC
The sequence above is a segment of the Actinomycetaceae bacterium MB13-C1-2 genome. Coding sequences within it:
- the aspS gene encoding aspartate--tRNA ligase, which encodes MQRTHLMAELGPDSVGETVTLTGWVDRRRDHGGVVFIDMRDRSGIAQVVVRDEDIAHRLRPEYVLRVTGEVSLRPEGNENLSLPSGQVEVLSDEVEILNTSAPLPFQVSTHTDEPEAGEDVRLKYRYLDLRRPKAAEALRVRSEMNRAARETLYGLGFTEIETPTLTRSTPEGARDFVVPARLSPGSWYALPQSPQLFKQLLMVAGMERYFQIARCYRDEDFRADRQPEFTQLDVEMSFVDQEDVIAAAEKVLKAVWSVIGYDIPTPIPHMPFREAMERFGTDKPDLRFGLELVNLTEYFAGSPFRVFNAPYVGAVVMPGGASQPRRTFDKWQDWARSRGGRGLAYVTIGEDGTLGGPVAKNISEEERNGLAEATGAQNGDCIFFAAGDPDDARGLLGAARLEIGERLGLIDPNAWAFVWVDDAPLFKPTAQAKSEGDVALGASAWTAVHHAFTSPKPEFADTFDTDPGAALASAYDIVCNGNEIGGGSIRIHRRDVQERVFAVMGIGTEEAQEKFGFLLDAFQFGAPPHGGIAFGWDRIAALLVGAPSIRDVIAFPKSGGGFDPLTSAPAPIPEEQRKETGVDWKPEAKESEKTES